In Microbacterium foliorum, the following proteins share a genomic window:
- a CDS encoding alpha/beta hydrolase yields MTRSPIRSRGKNDKRRRWVTPGIAATAAVSLLVLAGCTAATPDDQGGSTETGLEQFMAQKLDFGPCDPTIVGSQPDVPEIIDAAESAECAMLTVPMDHEDIQGETIDLAVTRIAATGDDRIGSVVLNPGGPGAQATTFAPLVAALWTGGRITERFDIVGFDPRGVGLSRPAVDCYTDEERDADVPLAALGEWTEESAREIVHKCAQGTGSEEVLAHLGTRDTARDMDVLRSALGDDKLTFAGASYGTRLGSVYAEMFPQNVRALVLDGAVDPLMNTGERRVQLSEGLQASFQRFADYCATQAECPLGTDPARATTEAQELLRPLVDEPLIAADGREVGFLAAGEGIVAGLYSEASWPAIIAGLSELQAGRPDALLALRDGSYGRSESGEYTNSYEALFAINCLDEERFTAEEMAQLGEDLNDAVPFLDPGTDPATQDGCEYWPGEPTLGYPYATDIDGLPEVLVISATGDPVTPHEGGISLADTLGARLLTVDGNQHGTVISRNECIDGIVADYLVDLELPDDGARCAL; encoded by the coding sequence ATGACCCGCTCTCCGATACGCAGCCGAGGGAAGAACGACAAGCGACGGCGATGGGTGACACCGGGCATCGCCGCGACCGCGGCCGTATCGCTGCTGGTGCTGGCCGGGTGCACCGCTGCGACGCCGGACGACCAGGGAGGCTCGACCGAGACCGGTCTCGAGCAGTTCATGGCGCAGAAGCTCGACTTCGGGCCCTGTGACCCCACGATCGTGGGTTCTCAGCCTGACGTGCCGGAGATCATCGATGCGGCAGAGAGCGCCGAGTGCGCCATGCTCACGGTGCCGATGGATCACGAGGATATCCAGGGGGAGACCATCGACCTGGCCGTGACCCGCATCGCCGCCACCGGCGACGACCGCATCGGCTCGGTCGTCCTGAATCCGGGCGGGCCCGGCGCTCAGGCGACGACCTTCGCCCCCTTGGTCGCCGCGCTGTGGACGGGCGGTCGCATCACCGAGCGCTTCGACATCGTGGGCTTCGATCCTCGGGGCGTCGGTCTCAGCCGTCCGGCGGTCGACTGCTACACCGACGAAGAGCGAGACGCCGATGTGCCCCTCGCGGCGCTCGGAGAGTGGACGGAAGAATCGGCGCGCGAGATCGTCCACAAGTGCGCACAAGGCACGGGTAGTGAGGAGGTGCTTGCGCACCTGGGAACCCGCGACACCGCCCGCGACATGGACGTCCTCCGCTCCGCACTCGGCGATGACAAGCTGACGTTCGCGGGTGCGAGCTACGGCACACGTCTGGGATCGGTATACGCCGAGATGTTCCCACAGAACGTCCGCGCGCTCGTCCTCGACGGCGCGGTGGACCCACTCATGAACACCGGAGAGCGCAGGGTCCAGCTCAGCGAAGGGCTCCAGGCGTCGTTCCAGCGCTTCGCCGACTACTGCGCGACCCAGGCCGAGTGCCCTCTCGGTACCGATCCGGCACGGGCGACGACCGAGGCGCAGGAGCTGCTGCGACCGCTTGTCGATGAGCCACTGATCGCCGCTGACGGCCGTGAGGTCGGCTTCCTCGCTGCCGGTGAGGGAATCGTCGCCGGGCTCTATTCCGAAGCGAGTTGGCCTGCGATCATCGCCGGGCTGTCGGAGCTGCAGGCAGGGCGACCGGATGCCCTGCTCGCACTTCGAGACGGATCCTATGGACGCTCCGAAAGCGGCGAGTACACGAACTCGTACGAAGCGCTCTTCGCGATCAACTGCCTCGACGAAGAACGCTTCACCGCCGAGGAGATGGCGCAGCTCGGCGAAGACCTCAACGACGCCGTGCCGTTCCTCGACCCGGGAACTGATCCCGCCACTCAGGACGGCTGCGAGTACTGGCCCGGTGAACCGACACTCGGCTACCCCTACGCGACCGACATCGACGGACTGCCCGAAGTGCTGGTCATCTCGGCCACCGGAGATCCCGTGACACCGCACGAGGGCGGCATCAGCCTGGCCGACACGCTCGGTGCGCGGCTGCTCACCGTCGACGGCAACCAGCACGGCACCGTCATCTCACGCAACGAGTGCATCGACGGGATCGTCGCCGACTACCTCGTCGACCTCGAACTGCCAGATGACGGAGCACGCTGCGCTCTGTGA
- a CDS encoding TetR/AcrR family transcriptional regulator, which yields MNAESKEPGTRSKILIAAATMLGENPTARLSVRAVAARAQVSTGSLRHFFPTQRELIETVIAAMYDLEIPDDPINDHSLTPHERLLACLQMLLSHVGVGARAREQWGALYEAYVATAPSEDEAATYLALDRMGRHRIEQWLSALVDEGAIPAGGIAARARFLSTVTTGIMTERALPSETVRVDSENETLRLAVHAVTSGWPDA from the coding sequence ATGAACGCTGAATCGAAGGAACCGGGAACCCGCTCGAAGATCCTCATCGCCGCGGCGACGATGCTCGGAGAGAACCCCACGGCGCGCCTGAGCGTGCGCGCTGTTGCCGCCCGCGCCCAGGTGAGCACCGGCTCTCTGAGGCACTTCTTCCCCACCCAGCGGGAGCTCATCGAGACGGTGATCGCGGCGATGTACGACCTGGAGATTCCTGACGATCCGATCAACGACCACTCCCTGACTCCACACGAGCGGCTCCTCGCATGCCTGCAGATGCTGCTCAGCCACGTCGGCGTCGGCGCTCGCGCCAGGGAGCAGTGGGGCGCCCTCTACGAGGCGTATGTGGCTACCGCGCCATCCGAGGATGAAGCCGCCACCTATCTCGCTCTCGATCGCATGGGGCGCCACCGCATCGAGCAGTGGCTGAGCGCCCTGGTCGACGAAGGCGCGATCCCTGCCGGAGGGATCGCGGCGCGAGCCCGATTCCTCTCGACAGTGACGACCGGCATCATGACCGAACGCGCGCTGCCTTCCGAGACGGTGCGCGTCGACTCCGAGAACGAGACTCTGCGTCTCGCGGTGCACGCGGTCACGAGTGGGTGGCCCGACGCATGA
- the bla gene encoding class A beta-lactamase: MRRLLPLALGCLLIAAALVGCADATSAPSESDAGTPTVTVPDLDLDLDSVVEKELVGLEQEYEASIGVVALDTATGESVSYGGDRRFGFASTVKVFAAAEFLRSVHGPDRDELVRWTAEEAASAGHAPVTSQYVEGGLTYAQLAEAAVRFSDNAALNLILDRIGGPAALDGALESLGDATTEVANDEPTLNTIEPGSTEDTTTAAAFTASLATILDGAALSTADKTLLIDWMSDNRTGDALIRAGAPDGWTVADKSGGAGAIRNDIALVTPPERDPIIITVLTSRNDPEAAFDDTLVARAASVVLNALDRSH, from the coding sequence ATGCGCCGCCTTCTGCCGCTTGCCCTCGGCTGTCTTCTGATTGCGGCAGCACTCGTCGGCTGCGCCGACGCGACGTCAGCGCCCTCCGAATCCGATGCCGGCACCCCGACGGTCACCGTGCCCGACCTCGACCTCGACCTCGACTCCGTCGTGGAGAAGGAGCTCGTCGGCCTCGAGCAGGAGTACGAGGCGAGTATCGGCGTCGTGGCGCTCGACACGGCCACCGGCGAATCCGTCTCGTACGGCGGCGATCGCCGATTCGGCTTCGCGTCGACCGTCAAGGTCTTCGCCGCCGCAGAGTTCCTCCGCTCGGTGCACGGCCCGGACCGCGACGAGCTCGTCCGCTGGACAGCGGAGGAAGCGGCTTCTGCCGGCCACGCCCCAGTGACCTCGCAGTATGTCGAGGGCGGCCTGACCTACGCACAGCTCGCCGAAGCCGCGGTTCGATTCAGTGACAACGCCGCTCTCAACCTCATCCTCGACCGCATCGGTGGGCCTGCCGCCCTCGACGGCGCTCTTGAGAGCCTGGGCGACGCGACCACCGAGGTCGCCAATGACGAACCGACGCTCAACACCATCGAACCCGGCAGTACGGAGGACACCACCACGGCGGCCGCGTTCACGGCATCGCTCGCGACGATCCTCGACGGCGCCGCACTCTCCACGGCTGACAAGACGCTGCTCATCGACTGGATGAGCGACAACCGCACGGGAGACGCCCTCATTCGGGCCGGTGCTCCCGACGGGTGGACTGTCGCCGACAAGTCCGGCGGAGCCGGTGCGATCCGCAACGACATCGCTCTGGTCACGCCACCCGAACGAGACCCCATCATCATCACGGTGCTGACGTCGCGGAACGATCCCGAAGCGGCCTTCGACGACACGCTCGTGGCTCGTGCGGCATCCGTCGTTCTGAATGCCCTCGACCGCAGCCACTAG
- a CDS encoding ComEA family DNA-binding protein, which produces MSESPSKSPPPRRLRLGVGAAIVLALVVLSAAVGLGLMRGQAAPTESVPLSTGAGATTGSSGELYVHVLGAVASPGLYVLDLDSRLVDAVAAAGGTTDDADLTAINLARVLSDGEQIIVPVIGAAAETGGTTPGDDRVDLNTADQAALEGLPRIGPALAERIITWREENGRFASVDDLLAVPGIGEKLLAGIRDGVRV; this is translated from the coding sequence ATGTCCGAGTCCCCGTCCAAGTCGCCGCCCCCACGACGACTGAGGCTGGGCGTCGGCGCGGCCATCGTGCTGGCACTCGTCGTGCTCTCGGCCGCTGTCGGTCTCGGGTTGATGCGCGGCCAGGCCGCACCCACGGAATCGGTGCCGCTGTCGACCGGCGCCGGGGCGACCACAGGCTCATCGGGCGAGCTGTACGTGCATGTGCTCGGAGCGGTCGCGAGTCCCGGGCTCTACGTCCTCGACCTCGATTCGCGCTTGGTCGACGCGGTGGCTGCTGCCGGGGGAACGACGGACGACGCCGACCTGACCGCCATCAACCTCGCCCGCGTGCTCTCGGATGGTGAGCAGATCATCGTGCCCGTGATCGGGGCAGCTGCAGAGACGGGAGGAACCACCCCGGGCGATGACCGAGTCGATCTCAACACGGCTGATCAGGCAGCGCTCGAGGGCCTCCCGCGGATCGGTCCCGCGCTCGCGGAGCGCATCATCACGTGGCGAGAGGAGAACGGGCGGTTCGCCTCGGTCGACGACCTTCTCGCCGTGCCCGGCATCGGCGAGAAGCTGCTCGCCGGCATCCGTGACGGTGTGCGCGTGTGA
- the leuS gene encoding leucine--tRNA ligase translates to MSENLSTSPVDEETSSAHAIQAKWQKYWAENETFLTGGDDDKRPRRYVLAMFPYPSGDLHMGHAENYLYSDIVARFWRHRGHNVLNPIGWDSFGLPAENAAIRQGADPREWTYQNIAQQKQAFQNYGVSFDWSRVLHTSDPEYYRWNQWLFLKLHERGLAYRKKSAVNWCPNDQTVLANEQVVDGRCDRCGAEVVKKKLTQWYFKITDYADRLLDDLNQLEGFWPHKVLQMQRNWIGRSIGADVDFRIEGREQPVTVFSTRPDTLHGATFFVVAPDSDLASELAADAPAEVRERFQKYLAEVQKTTDVDRQATDRPKTGVFLERYAINPVSGEKLPVWAADYVLADYGHGAVMAVPAHDQRDLDFARAFDLPVKVVVDTTAPITGAMPVIEVDEEGVPIDTGAALDEQNPASTGIALTGEGRMINSGQLNGLSKRNAIARAIEQLEASGTGRAAKNYRLRDWLISRQRFWGTPIPMLHAEDGRIIPVPEDQLPVKLPSVEGLDLKPKGSSPLGAAESWVRTVDAASGDPVLRDPDTMDTFVDSSWYFLRFLSPNSDTVAFDPAQAARWSPVDSYIGGVEHAILHLLYARFITKVLFDMGLIDFTEPFSNLINQGMVLLDGAKMSKSKGNLVLFEEELDAYGADALRVGLAFAGPVEDDKDWADVSTTGAQKFLARALRVAREVSSPVDVVFAGGDATLRRATHKLLADAPSLVEQTKFNVLVARLMELVNVARKTIDGAPGAADPAVREAAETVAVMLDLIAPHTAEEMWEILGHEPSVGLVTWRSADPALLVEDTVTAVVQVGGKVRAQLEVPARIGEVELEALARADERVIRSIGDREIVKVVVRAPKIVSIVVKG, encoded by the coding sequence TTGTCTGAGAACCTGTCCACCTCTCCCGTCGACGAGGAGACCTCCTCGGCGCACGCTATCCAGGCCAAGTGGCAGAAGTACTGGGCGGAGAACGAGACGTTCCTCACCGGCGGCGACGACGACAAGCGGCCTCGCCGCTACGTGCTGGCGATGTTCCCGTACCCGTCCGGCGACCTGCACATGGGGCACGCCGAGAACTACCTCTACTCAGACATCGTGGCTCGCTTCTGGCGTCACCGCGGCCACAACGTGCTCAACCCGATCGGCTGGGACTCGTTCGGCCTGCCCGCCGAGAACGCCGCGATCCGTCAGGGTGCCGACCCCCGGGAGTGGACCTATCAGAACATCGCGCAGCAGAAGCAGGCGTTCCAGAACTACGGAGTCTCCTTCGACTGGTCGCGAGTGCTGCACACGTCCGACCCCGAGTACTACCGCTGGAACCAGTGGCTGTTCCTGAAGCTGCACGAGCGCGGTCTGGCCTATCGCAAGAAGAGCGCCGTGAACTGGTGCCCCAACGATCAGACGGTGCTCGCGAACGAGCAGGTCGTCGACGGGCGATGCGATCGCTGCGGCGCGGAGGTCGTGAAGAAGAAGCTGACCCAGTGGTACTTCAAGATCACGGACTACGCCGACCGACTGCTCGACGACCTGAACCAGCTCGAGGGCTTCTGGCCGCACAAGGTGCTGCAGATGCAGCGCAACTGGATCGGTCGCTCGATCGGTGCGGACGTCGATTTCCGCATCGAGGGACGCGAGCAGCCGGTCACGGTGTTCTCGACACGCCCCGACACGCTGCACGGCGCGACCTTCTTCGTGGTGGCTCCTGATTCCGACCTGGCGTCAGAGCTGGCGGCGGATGCTCCTGCCGAGGTGCGCGAGCGCTTCCAGAAGTATCTGGCCGAGGTGCAGAAGACCACCGATGTCGACCGTCAGGCGACCGATCGTCCGAAGACCGGTGTCTTCCTCGAGCGGTACGCGATCAATCCGGTCAGCGGCGAGAAGCTGCCGGTCTGGGCGGCCGACTACGTGCTGGCCGACTACGGCCACGGAGCAGTGATGGCCGTGCCCGCGCACGACCAGCGCGACCTCGACTTCGCGCGTGCCTTCGACCTGCCGGTCAAGGTCGTCGTCGACACGACGGCGCCGATCACCGGCGCGATGCCCGTCATCGAGGTCGACGAGGAGGGCGTGCCGATCGACACCGGCGCCGCACTCGACGAGCAGAACCCCGCGTCCACGGGCATCGCGCTGACCGGTGAGGGACGGATGATCAACTCCGGTCAGCTCAACGGTCTGTCGAAGCGCAACGCGATCGCCCGCGCGATCGAGCAGCTCGAGGCCTCCGGCACCGGTCGCGCTGCGAAGAACTACCGACTGCGCGACTGGCTGATCTCTCGTCAGCGCTTCTGGGGCACGCCGATCCCGATGCTGCACGCCGAGGACGGCCGGATCATCCCGGTGCCCGAGGATCAGCTGCCCGTGAAGCTGCCCAGTGTCGAGGGACTCGACCTGAAGCCCAAGGGATCGTCCCCGCTCGGTGCGGCGGAGAGCTGGGTGCGCACGGTCGATGCCGCCAGTGGCGACCCGGTGCTGCGCGACCCCGACACGATGGACACGTTCGTCGACAGCTCGTGGTACTTCCTGCGCTTCCTCTCGCCGAACAGCGACACAGTGGCCTTCGACCCTGCTCAGGCCGCACGGTGGTCGCCGGTCGATTCGTACATCGGCGGCGTCGAGCACGCGATCCTGCACCTGCTCTATGCGCGCTTCATCACCAAGGTGCTGTTCGACATGGGGCTCATCGATTTCACCGAGCCGTTCTCCAACCTGATCAACCAGGGCATGGTCCTGCTCGACGGCGCGAAGATGTCGAAAAGCAAGGGAAACCTCGTGCTGTTCGAGGAGGAGCTCGACGCCTACGGTGCCGACGCCCTGCGTGTCGGCCTCGCCTTCGCCGGCCCGGTGGAAGACGACAAGGACTGGGCAGATGTCTCGACCACGGGTGCCCAGAAGTTCCTGGCGCGCGCACTGCGGGTCGCCCGCGAGGTGTCTTCCCCCGTCGACGTCGTGTTCGCCGGTGGCGACGCCACGCTGCGCCGTGCCACGCACAAGCTTCTCGCCGATGCTCCGTCCCTCGTCGAACAGACGAAGTTCAACGTCCTCGTCGCTCGTCTCATGGAGTTGGTGAACGTCGCTCGAAAGACCATCGACGGCGCTCCCGGTGCGGCTGATCCGGCGGTCCGCGAGGCCGCCGAGACGGTCGCCGTGATGCTCGACCTGATCGCCCCTCACACCGCGGAGGAGATGTGGGAGATCCTCGGTCACGAGCCCTCCGTCGGACTCGTGACGTGGCGATCAGCCGATCCGGCTCTGCTCGTCGAAGACACGGTGACCGCCGTCGTGCAGGTGGGCGGCAAGGTCCGCGCTCAGCTCGAGGTCCCGGCGCGCATCGGCGAGGTCGAGCTCGAGGCACTGGCCCGTGCTGACGAGCGCGTCATCCGCTCGATCGGCGACCGCGAGATCGTCAAGGTCGTCGTCCGCGCTCCGAAGATCGTCAGCATCGTCGTCAAGGGCTGA
- a CDS encoding anthranilate synthase component I family protein — protein MPEPLSTRVFPDRVAPEALFLALEREHSDLFWLDAGADAPEGWSLVGTGVPSAFPGEVRLDVARAAASPAADGVPPLLGGWVGWYDYESGARAAGAPVADAAEVPGGAWLRISRLAAFDHTTGAVWVAAAEADLDDWEVSVSRAAATTVPEDGAALIEVGTRRVEARHTPTEYAALIERCRELIRAGIAYQLCLTTRFTVPGEHDGVAVYRRLRSATPAHHGGFIRIGGRSLLSASPEQFLHAAGGIIRTRPIKGTRPRGTDAAHDAELASELAADAKERAENVMIVDLMRNDLSQVCEPGSIRVDALWAVETYPAVHQLVSTVSGTASSGTTAGALFGAAFPAGSMTGAPKLSAMTRLRELEGGPRGIYAGCFGYIGDDGSLDLAMVIRSIVIGSADAVVGAGGGITWRSVAASEVAEVATKARAPLAALGAEMPAAWASDILN, from the coding sequence GTGCCCGAACCTCTGAGCACCCGCGTCTTCCCCGACCGGGTGGCGCCCGAAGCGCTCTTCCTCGCGCTCGAACGGGAGCACTCCGATCTGTTCTGGCTCGATGCGGGGGCCGATGCGCCCGAGGGATGGAGCTTGGTCGGAACCGGTGTTCCGTCGGCTTTCCCCGGCGAAGTCCGACTGGACGTCGCCCGTGCTGCCGCGAGTCCTGCCGCCGACGGGGTTCCGCCGCTGCTGGGCGGGTGGGTCGGATGGTACGACTACGAGAGCGGCGCCCGAGCAGCGGGAGCTCCCGTGGCGGATGCGGCCGAGGTGCCGGGCGGAGCCTGGTTGCGTATCTCTCGACTGGCGGCGTTCGACCACACGACGGGCGCCGTCTGGGTGGCCGCAGCCGAGGCGGACCTCGACGATTGGGAGGTCTCCGTTTCGCGCGCCGCTGCGACGACGGTGCCGGAGGACGGTGCGGCCCTGATCGAGGTAGGGACGAGGCGCGTCGAGGCGCGACACACCCCGACCGAGTACGCCGCACTCATCGAGCGCTGCCGCGAGCTGATCCGCGCGGGGATCGCCTATCAGCTCTGCCTGACGACGCGCTTCACCGTCCCCGGCGAGCACGACGGCGTCGCGGTGTATCGACGACTCCGTTCGGCCACCCCAGCGCACCACGGCGGATTCATCCGCATCGGCGGTCGGTCGCTGCTGAGTGCGAGCCCTGAGCAGTTCCTCCACGCAGCGGGTGGAATCATCCGCACTCGTCCGATCAAAGGGACGCGACCTCGCGGCACGGATGCCGCGCACGACGCCGAGCTCGCCTCGGAGCTCGCCGCCGATGCGAAGGAGCGCGCCGAGAACGTCATGATCGTCGATCTGATGCGCAACGATCTGTCGCAGGTCTGCGAACCGGGGTCGATCCGTGTCGACGCGCTGTGGGCGGTGGAGACCTACCCGGCCGTGCACCAGCTCGTCAGCACGGTCAGTGGCACGGCGTCTTCCGGCACGACGGCCGGTGCGCTCTTCGGCGCCGCCTTCCCCGCGGGCAGTATGACCGGCGCCCCGAAGCTCTCGGCGATGACGCGGCTGCGCGAGCTGGAGGGCGGGCCCCGCGGAATCTACGCCGGATGCTTCGGCTACATCGGCGACGACGGGTCACTCGACCTCGCGATGGTCATCCGCAGCATCGTCATCGGCAGCGCGGATGCGGTCGTCGGGGCGGGCGGCGGAATCACCTGGCGATCGGTCGCTGCTTCCGAGGTCGCGGAGGTCGCGACGAAGGCGCGTGCACCTCTTGCGGCGCTCGGCGCGGAAATGCCCGCGGCCTGGGCTTCCGATATCCTGAACTGA
- a CDS encoding DedA family protein — protein MDDFVPWLIDFMRSIDPVARTLVAGLAVMLETSVLIGLVFPGDTVVLVASIGITSLPQAVAMVVSVVLGALIGESIGFWLGRWIGPHIRASWVGRRVGEENWVRAERYLARRGGIAIFLSRFLPVLHSLVPLTVGMSHYSYRRFLAWTAPACLLWATAYVSITSLAAGSFDELADRVHYAGYIFVGIIALFLIAVFVGKKVISRLESRHLDISDAKDSTDVKD, from the coding sequence GTGGACGACTTCGTGCCGTGGCTGATCGACTTCATGCGGTCCATCGATCCGGTTGCCCGCACGCTCGTCGCCGGGCTCGCAGTGATGCTCGAGACAAGCGTCCTGATCGGCCTCGTCTTCCCGGGCGACACCGTCGTGCTCGTCGCATCGATCGGCATCACCAGCCTCCCCCAGGCAGTGGCGATGGTCGTCTCCGTCGTGCTCGGCGCATTGATCGGCGAGAGCATCGGCTTCTGGCTCGGGCGGTGGATCGGTCCGCACATCCGCGCTTCGTGGGTCGGTCGTCGGGTCGGCGAGGAGAACTGGGTGCGCGCCGAGCGGTACCTCGCCCGCCGCGGGGGCATCGCCATCTTCCTCTCGCGCTTCCTGCCCGTGCTGCACTCTCTCGTGCCTCTGACCGTGGGCATGAGCCACTACTCATACCGCCGGTTCCTCGCGTGGACGGCACCCGCCTGCCTGCTGTGGGCGACGGCATACGTGAGCATCACCTCGCTCGCCGCGGGCAGCTTCGACGAACTCGCCGACCGGGTGCACTACGCGGGATACATCTTCGTCGGCATCATCGCCCTCTTCCTCATCGCTGTGTTCGTCGGCAAGAAGGTGATCTCTCGCCTCGAGTCTCGTCATCTCGACATCTCCGACGCGAAGGACTCGACCGACGTGAAAGACTGA
- a CDS encoding App1 family protein produces the protein MASSPPAPRIHWFARLEHRLHVWREGRARRRGRTATILPFPGYGGPGWVRVVGRVLIVPPARSTKDGEPASVRGWRSFVGIPVSFAKVAVQIGDSTHYVVADRGGVIDSVVHTDLEPGWQTFTFSVEGQEPVETTAFIVAESTHFGVVSDVDDTVMVTALPRPFIAAWNSFVVDEHARIPVPGMAVLLDQVLREYPGAPMVYLSTGAWNVAPTLRRFLGRHLFPAGSMLLTDWGPTHDRWFRSGREHKLTNLRRLATEFPHVKWLLIGDDGQHDESIYSEFMDEHPSSVAGVAIRRLLPAEAVLAGGRAGHEPHAEGVAPWVSAEDGAGLRDLLGKAGILR, from the coding sequence ATGGCTTCGTCACCCCCGGCGCCCCGGATCCACTGGTTCGCGCGCCTCGAACACCGCCTCCATGTGTGGCGCGAGGGACGAGCGCGCCGTCGCGGTCGCACCGCGACCATCCTCCCGTTCCCCGGTTACGGGGGCCCCGGGTGGGTGCGAGTCGTCGGACGCGTGCTCATCGTCCCGCCTGCGCGGAGCACGAAAGACGGTGAGCCGGCGAGCGTCCGCGGCTGGCGGAGCTTCGTCGGCATCCCGGTGAGCTTCGCGAAGGTCGCCGTGCAGATCGGCGACTCGACGCACTACGTCGTCGCCGACCGAGGAGGTGTGATCGACTCGGTCGTGCACACCGATCTCGAGCCTGGATGGCAGACGTTCACGTTCTCCGTCGAGGGCCAGGAACCGGTCGAGACGACCGCGTTCATCGTGGCAGAGTCGACGCACTTCGGCGTGGTCTCCGACGTCGACGACACCGTGATGGTGACCGCTCTCCCCCGTCCGTTCATCGCCGCCTGGAACTCGTTCGTCGTCGACGAGCACGCACGCATCCCCGTGCCGGGCATGGCCGTGCTTCTCGACCAGGTGCTCCGCGAGTACCCCGGCGCGCCGATGGTCTATCTGTCGACCGGCGCCTGGAACGTCGCCCCCACGCTCCGGCGCTTCCTCGGGCGACACCTCTTCCCGGCAGGCTCCATGCTCCTCACCGACTGGGGGCCCACGCACGACCGCTGGTTCCGCAGCGGACGAGAGCACAAGCTCACCAACCTGCGGCGCCTGGCAACCGAGTTCCCGCACGTGAAGTGGCTGCTGATCGGTGACGACGGTCAGCATGACGAGTCGATCTACTCCGAGTTCATGGACGAGCACCCGAGCTCCGTCGCCGGCGTCGCCATCCGTCGCCTGCTGCCGGCCGAGGCGGTTCTCGCCGGTGGACGCGCCGGACACGAGCCGCATGCAGAAGGCGTCGCCCCCTGGGTCAGCGCCGAGGACGGCGCGGGACTCCGCGACCTGCTCGGCAAAGCCGGCATCCTCCGCTGA
- a CDS encoding 3-methyladenine DNA glycosylase, translated as MVTSLPRTDWLERERAHQARADALTAEHRERTARGEKHPVWDFLFTYYSYKPAQLRRWHPGAGVELEQAHDRLAWRWYSPGRTEDGAVPDAAVFAHEKADLAGLIERMLRRTASRPGQFGCFGLHEWAMVYRADEHRHPVPLRLGQAGTDLVVESHDLRCTHFDAFRFFTPDAVPRNRTELTRDDQPLFEQPGCLHAGMDLYKWAVKLGPLVPGELLLDAFELARDIRLLDMQAAPYDLAPWGVVPVPIETAEGKAEYVRQQRVFAERGTRLRGELLHAWLGSVAQPAAVAS; from the coding sequence ATGGTCACGTCGCTTCCGCGGACGGACTGGCTGGAGCGCGAGCGAGCGCACCAGGCGAGAGCCGATGCGCTCACGGCCGAGCACCGGGAGCGGACCGCGCGAGGCGAGAAGCACCCGGTGTGGGACTTTCTCTTCACCTACTACAGCTACAAGCCCGCGCAGCTGCGTCGGTGGCACCCTGGTGCCGGAGTCGAGCTGGAGCAGGCCCACGACCGGCTCGCATGGCGCTGGTACTCCCCCGGCCGGACCGAAGACGGTGCGGTCCCGGATGCCGCCGTGTTCGCGCACGAGAAGGCCGACCTCGCCGGTCTCATCGAGCGGATGCTGCGCCGCACCGCCTCGCGCCCCGGTCAGTTCGGATGCTTCGGACTGCACGAGTGGGCGATGGTCTACCGAGCCGACGAGCACAGGCACCCGGTGCCCCTGCGTCTCGGGCAGGCAGGCACCGACCTGGTCGTCGAGAGTCATGACCTCCGGTGCACGCACTTCGACGCCTTCCGGTTCTTCACCCCCGACGCGGTGCCCCGCAACCGCACAGAGCTGACGCGCGACGACCAGCCTCTGTTCGAGCAGCCCGGCTGTCTGCACGCCGGCATGGACCTGTACAAGTGGGCGGTCAAACTCGGCCCCCTGGTGCCGGGCGAACTGCTGCTCGACGCGTTCGAGCTCGCCAGGGACATCCGCCTTCTCGACATGCAGGCCGCGCCCTATGACCTGGCACCGTGGGGCGTCGTGCCCGTGCCGATCGAGACTGCCGAGGGCAAAGCGGAGTACGTGCGTCAGCAGCGCGTCTTCGCAGAGCGAGGCACACGGCTTCGCGGCGAGCTGCTGCACGCGTGGCTCGGCTCCGTTGCTCAGCCCGCCGCAGTCGCGAGCTGA